TCCGGCAGGGGAAGTTCTTCCACCTGGTCGCGGGGGCGCAGCGGCAGGCGCTCTTCCACGGCGTCGATGTCCAGCACGGGGGAAGGGAGGGTCTGGTACCAGTAGGCGGTGGAGGACCAGTCGTCGGAGAGGTGGTTTGCGTGGCCGTGTTCAAAGGTGACCTTGATGCGCTTCTGGAACCTGATGGGATCCGTCATGTGGAAGCGGTAGCTGTGGTGGAAGCCGGGCACGTTTTCTTCGTGGACCATGGTGCCGTTCATCAGGAAGGCGTTGTGCTGCATGCCCCAGGCGTGGCCGAAGTAGTCCTCCATGCCGGTGCCGTGCAGGCTGGGCGGCCAGGTGTCGTCGTCGATGAAAATCATGTCGTCGCCTTCGCCCCACCAGGAGCCCTGGAAGTGGCGCACGGCGAGGTTGCAGCCCACATAGTGCCCTTGGCCCTCGGTCTCGAGGACCACGTAGTTGTCCTCGCCCGTGAGGTTGGGGATGGCCACCTCGATGCTGTTGGTCTGCAGGTCCGGGCCCCAGCCGGCGTTGGGCTTCTGCCGGCGCCAGTGGGCGTGGAAGTAGGCGGTGTCCTCCGAAAGGGACTCGGTGTAGAGCTCGTAGTCGATGTAGAAGTACTGCAGGTAGGGGATGTCGTTCTGGTTTTCGACGGTGATGCGGGCCCGGGAGTTGAAGGGCATCTCGAAGTAGCTGTTGAACGCCGCGCTGCCGCCGAAGGTGTTCAGTTCCCCCTCCTTGGCGGAGACCGAAAGCGGCAGCGAATCGTAGGAACCGGACAGGGAGTTCATGAGGCCAAAGAAGTCACCCAGCGGCGCAATGACGCTGGGGGTCTCCTGGTCATCCCAGTACATCTTGATGACGATCTTGCGGTAGTAATCCGGGTCCACCACTTCCCAGCTGACGCCCAGAGCGTTGTGGATTTCCAGCATCGGCACGCCCACCAGTTCGGGGGAGATCTGGCCGGGGCCCGGCTGGATCCGGCAGGACTGGGTCATCCAGATGTGCGTGATGGAGCCCGGGCCCTCGAGGTCCGCCAGGACCCGTTCCTCGCCGGGCATGACGATCCAGTTGTCGCGGTTTCGGCCGGTCTGGTCCCAGCTGGAGGCGCGGGCCGTGCGGGCGGTGGAGAGCTTGGTCAGGCTCGAGAGCAGGCCTGAGCGCGGCGATGTTGCCATGGTGGTTGTACCTTTCGGAAAGAGTTGTTGGTTAGCCCTTAACGGCTGATTGGGTGAGGCTGGCGATGATCCACCGCTGGGCCACCAGGAAGACGATGAGGGCCGGTGCGATGGCGATGGTGGTGGCTGCCATGACCTGGGCCACGTTGCCGGCGCCGTACGGGCCGAGCATCAGGACCAGACCCAGCGGCAGGGTGGCGGTGTCTGTGCTGTTAAGGAAGATCGAGGGGGCAAAGTAGGCGTTCCAGCTGCCCAGGAACGTGATGACACCCAGGGTGCTCACGGCGTTCTTGGCCAGCGGCAGCGCGATCAGCCGGTAGGTCTGCCAGGCGGTGGCACCGTCCATGCGGGCCGCGTCGATGATTTCCTGCGGCAATCCCAGAAAGAACTGCCGCAGCAGGAAAACGCCCAGTGCGCCTGTGATACCTGGCAGGATCAGGCTAAGAGGGTTGTCCAGCAGGCCGAAGGTCCGCATCAGCAGGAACAGCGGAATGATGGTCACCTGGGCCGGCACCATCAGCGAGGACAGCAGGCCCACGAAGATGAGGTTGCGGCCGGGGAATTCCAGCTTGGCGAACGCGTAGCCGGCCATCGGCGCCGTGATGATCATGCCGATGCTGACCGCGATCGCGATGACCGCGCTGTTGAACATGTTCCTTAGGATCGGCACGGGTCCGCTGACCGCCGACGCGTAGTTGGTCCAGTCCCACTCGGTGGGCAGCCACTGCGGCGGCAAATCGTACGCCTGGCTGGCGTCCCGAAGCGAGGTGGTGAACATCCACAGGAAAGGGGCGATCATACCGATGGCCCCCAAGACCAGCAGCGCCACCGAAATGCTCTTCCCGACGCCGGGGCGGGGCCTGCTGCGGCGCCCGGCGCTGCTCTGCTGCGGGGTGCTGATGACAGCGGTGGTGTTACTCATTGTTCACCCACGACTTCCTGAGGCGGAACTGCACCAGCGTCACCAGCATGATGATGAGGAACAGTGTGACCGCGATGGCTGAGGCGTAGCCCATATCGAACTTGTTGAAGGCAACTTCGGCGATGTACATCACCACGCTGCGGCTGGCATCGCCCGGGCCGCCCCTGGTGAGCACAATGATGGACTCGTAGATCTGGAACGCGCCGATGATGGTGATGGTGATGTTGAAGAACGTTGCCTGACTGATCATCGGAAGGACGATGCGGCGGAAGACCTGCCATTCGTTGGCACCGTCCATGCGGGCGGCCTCCACCATGTCCTTGGGGACTTCCTGCAGGGCGGCTACGAAGATCAGCATGGCGAACCCCACATTCCGCCAGGTGTCGACGATGATCACCGACACCTTGGAGAACTCGGAGCTGTTGAGCCAGTCGATACGTTCCCCGCCCAGCGCGGTGATGTAGTAGTTCAGGATGCCCGTGTCCTTCTGGAAGAGCGCCTGCCAGATGATGGACACGTACACCAGGGCCACCAGGTACGGGAAGAAGTACGCGGAGCGGAACACATAGGTCAAAACCCGGGGGAGCCGCTGGTTAATCAGCACGGCGAACACGAGCGCAAAGACGTTGATGAGGACAACGGCCGCCCCAACGTACAGGATGGTGTTGCCGTAGGTGGTGGCAAGCCGTTCGTCCCGGAACATGCGGGCGTAGTTATCGAACCCCACGAACTTGGGGGCCGTCAGGATGTTGTACTTGGTCAGGCTCAAGTAGATCGCGGCGACCAGCGGGCCGAGGACGAAAACCAGGAAGCCGATGATCGTGGGGGCGGTGAAGAGATACCCGGTGAGGGCTTCCCGCCGGCGGGTGGCCGTGAGCCGCCCGGGGCCGCCCCCGCGCCCCGACGGGGGCGCGGGCGGCAGCTGGGTTTTGGGGGCTGTCAGGGTCACTTCTGCAACGCCTCCTCAACATCCTTTTGGGCCTTTTCCAGGGAGGAACCGATGTCCTGGCCGGACATGATCTCGTCCATGGCCCGCATGAACGCCGGATCCAGCACGTTGTAGGCGCCGGGGGCCGCTACCGGCTTGGCGTAGGACAGGGAGTTGTAGAACTCTTCGGCATGTTTGGGGGAGGACAGGAACTCCGGTGATGAAGCGGCCGTCTTGGTGGACGGAACGGCGGAGCCGGCGTCGGCCCATTTCTTCTGGGTCTGCTGGTCGGTGAGCATCTTGATGAACTCCCAGGACAGCTCCTGGTTCTTGGACGTCTTGGAGATGGCGAACGCTCCGGCGCCGAAAACGGTGGACTTGGTAGTTCCCTTCGGCCAGGGGAGGATGTCGTAATCGGAGAAGCCGGCCTTGGCGAATCCGCCGGTGACGAAGTGCCCGGCCCCGGTCATGGCTGCCTTGCCTGCGGGGAACAGCTGGTACGGGTCGGAGCCCTTAGGCTGCGGTGACACACCGTACTTGGTGGCCAGATCCCGCACCCATTCCACGGACTTCTGGACTTTCGGATCGGTCAGCTGGGCCGTCTTGAGGTCCTCACTCATCATGGAGGTGCCGTTGGAGTAGAGCCACGGAGTGATGCCGAAGGAGTAGTACGGCATGGCGAACCCGTAGACCTTGTTAGCGCCGGAACCGGTGGTCAGTTTCTTGGAGATCTCCAGGAAATCGTCCCAAGTCCAGTCATCGCTGGGCCGTTCGATGCCGGCGGCCGCGAACATCTTGGTGTTGTAGTAGATCACCATGGTGTTGAAGGTGTTGGGCATCAGGTATGTGGAGCCGTCCTTACTGAATCCCGCGAGCAGCTTGGGATCGATGTCCTCGCGCAGGGCCTTGGCTTCGGGGTCGTTCTTGAGGAAGCCGTCCAGGGGCGAAAACAGCTCGTTGGCCAGGCCCAGCTCCACGCCTTCGGTGGCGATGTTGATGACGTCCGGAGCCTGACCCGCTGCGGCCTGCGTCACCAGCTTGTTGACGTATTCGGTCCACGTGGTGATGGGGGTGAAGTTGTTGTTCACCGTCACGTTCGGGTACTTCTCCTTGAAGCGTTTGGCCACGCCGTCGTACACGGCTTTGTCCCCTGGATCGCCCCAGTTCGAGACGGAGATGGTGGCGGTGATGTCCTTGGCGGGGGCCGCGTAGGGCCCGTCCGCTGCGGGCCCGGCGGACTGGGTGGCACTCCCGCAGGCGGTGAGCGCCAGCAGGGCCACGGCTGCCGCCGTGGCGATGGAGGTGCGGACTGCTTTTCTCATGTGATGCTCCTTTGCATGCGGCGCCTGGAGGGGGCCTGATGG
The sequence above is drawn from the Arthrobacter sp. NicSoilB4 genome and encodes:
- a CDS encoding glycoside hydrolase family 172 protein, giving the protein MATSPRSGLLSSLTKLSTARTARASSWDQTGRNRDNWIVMPGEERVLADLEGPGSITHIWMTQSCRIQPGPGQISPELVGVPMLEIHNALGVSWEVVDPDYYRKIVIKMYWDDQETPSVIAPLGDFFGLMNSLSGSYDSLPLSVSAKEGELNTFGGSAAFNSYFEMPFNSRARITVENQNDIPYLQYFYIDYELYTESLSEDTAYFHAHWRRQKPNAGWGPDLQTNSIEVAIPNLTGEDNYVVLETEGQGHYVGCNLAVRHFQGSWWGEGDDMIFIDDDTWPPSLHGTGMEDYFGHAWGMQHNAFLMNGTMVHEENVPGFHHSYRFHMTDPIRFQKRIKVTFEHGHANHLSDDWSSTAYWYQTLPSPVLDIDAVEERLPLRPRDQVEELPLPELTPAQQAARAASAERMQRFTEARDAVRNERRTEIDQWEKANAEQAREIRQRFLAANSVPVQ
- a CDS encoding carbohydrate ABC transporter permease, coding for MSNTTAVISTPQQSSAGRRSRPRPGVGKSISVALLVLGAIGMIAPFLWMFTTSLRDASQAYDLPPQWLPTEWDWTNYASAVSGPVPILRNMFNSAVIAIAVSIGMIITAPMAGYAFAKLEFPGRNLIFVGLLSSLMVPAQVTIIPLFLLMRTFGLLDNPLSLILPGITGALGVFLLRQFFLGLPQEIIDAARMDGATAWQTYRLIALPLAKNAVSTLGVITFLGSWNAYFAPSIFLNSTDTATLPLGLVLMLGPYGAGNVAQVMAATTIAIAPALIVFLVAQRWIIASLTQSAVKG
- a CDS encoding sugar ABC transporter permease, with the translated sequence MTLTAPKTQLPPAPPSGRGGGPGRLTATRRREALTGYLFTAPTIIGFLVFVLGPLVAAIYLSLTKYNILTAPKFVGFDNYARMFRDERLATTYGNTILYVGAAVVLINVFALVFAVLINQRLPRVLTYVFRSAYFFPYLVALVYVSIIWQALFQKDTGILNYYITALGGERIDWLNSSEFSKVSVIIVDTWRNVGFAMLIFVAALQEVPKDMVEAARMDGANEWQVFRRIVLPMISQATFFNITITIIGAFQIYESIIVLTRGGPGDASRSVVMYIAEVAFNKFDMGYASAIAVTLFLIIMLVTLVQFRLRKSWVNNE
- a CDS encoding sugar ABC transporter substrate-binding protein, with the translated sequence MRKAVRTSIATAAAVALLALTACGSATQSAGPAADGPYAAPAKDITATISVSNWGDPGDKAVYDGVAKRFKEKYPNVTVNNNFTPITTWTEYVNKLVTQAAAGQAPDVINIATEGVELGLANELFSPLDGFLKNDPEAKALREDIDPKLLAGFSKDGSTYLMPNTFNTMVIYYNTKMFAAAGIERPSDDWTWDDFLEISKKLTTGSGANKVYGFAMPYYSFGITPWLYSNGTSMMSEDLKTAQLTDPKVQKSVEWVRDLATKYGVSPQPKGSDPYQLFPAGKAAMTGAGHFVTGGFAKAGFSDYDILPWPKGTTKSTVFGAGAFAISKTSKNQELSWEFIKMLTDQQTQKKWADAGSAVPSTKTAASSPEFLSSPKHAEEFYNSLSYAKPVAAPGAYNVLDPAFMRAMDEIMSGQDIGSSLEKAQKDVEEALQK